One part of the Thermococcus litoralis DSM 5473 genome encodes these proteins:
- a CDS encoding cupin domain-containing protein yields the protein MRAEIREFIDRGTYRKAPLFEGELPKGSYAQIVEIKPKQTVPKHYHERQYELFYIISGEAKLGIGEKEYEAKPGDIYLVKPKTLHWVVNEREEPFKLFVVKLNYFGEDSVWLSD from the coding sequence ATGAGGGCAGAGATCAGGGAGTTTATTGATAGGGGCACGTATAGGAAGGCACCGCTGTTTGAGGGTGAACTCCCGAAAGGCAGCTACGCCCAGATAGTTGAGATAAAGCCAAAGCAAACCGTTCCAAAGCATTATCATGAGAGGCAGTACGAGCTCTTTTACATAATCAGCGGTGAGGCAAAGCTGGGTATCGGGGAAAAGGAATACGAAGCCAAACCAGGGGATATATACCTTGTAAAGCCAAAGACACTTCACTGGGTCGTAAACGAAAGGGAGGAACCATTTAAGCTCTTTGTAGTGAAGCTCAACTACTTTGGAGAAGACAGCGTCTGGCTGAGTGATTAA
- a CDS encoding AEC family transporter, with the protein MNIYEMLALIGTGLVLRRIIKSEKPFAHLNKFASQVLLTFYVFSNVASKDIAYLVEIKIVFLYVFLVIALSLGASFLYARFFVEDKKWQGALMILSTYPNTVAMGFPIASLFLDDLTPAIIYASTNTLIVLPIATFVAAHYSSGKASLRESIIRALRFPPTSANILALTLVLLRIRLPPQLLSGMNKLGWWSIPLILIYFGSRINLQKFEWRKLLEVGTFRIAIPFVFVVLTLKTSPEIFYAVLVEASMPPAIMANAILAHYRLREEEGIGVTIVLTIMTLILFLVLRTLT; encoded by the coding sequence ATGAACATTTACGAAATGCTTGCTTTAATAGGCACTGGGCTAGTCCTTCGGAGGATAATAAAATCTGAGAAGCCTTTTGCTCACTTGAATAAGTTTGCATCCCAGGTGCTTTTAACATTCTATGTCTTTTCAAACGTTGCCTCGAAGGATATCGCCTATCTCGTGGAAATCAAGATTGTGTTCTTGTATGTCTTCTTAGTCATTGCCCTCAGTCTTGGGGCGTCTTTCCTCTATGCGAGGTTTTTTGTAGAGGATAAGAAGTGGCAAGGAGCTTTGATGATACTCTCAACGTATCCAAATACAGTCGCAATGGGATTCCCGATAGCGAGCCTGTTTTTAGATGATTTAACTCCTGCAATTATCTATGCAAGTACGAATACTTTAATAGTCCTTCCAATAGCGACGTTCGTTGCTGCACATTATTCGAGTGGAAAAGCCTCGCTTAGAGAAAGCATCATAAGAGCGCTCAGATTTCCACCCACCAGTGCCAACATACTTGCCCTCACTCTTGTACTGCTTAGGATTAGGCTTCCCCCTCAACTGCTGAGCGGAATGAACAAACTCGGTTGGTGGAGCATTCCCCTAATCCTGATTTATTTCGGCTCTCGCATAAACCTCCAGAAGTTTGAATGGAGAAAGCTTCTTGAAGTAGGGACGTTTAGAATAGCTATACCGTTTGTTTTTGTAGTTTTAACCCTAAAAACAAGCCCTGAAATATTCTATGCGGTGCTGGTTGAGGCATCGATGCCTCCTGCAATAATGGCAAATGCCATTTTAGCCCACTACAGACTCAGAGAGGAAGAGGGAATAGGTGTTACGATCGTGTTAACGATAATGACTTTGATTCTGTTTTTGGTGCTTAGAACTTTGACTTAG
- a CDS encoding sodium:solute symporter family protein, protein MPAAWGFFSWGLTLAKPMRALALYTVPDVLEMRYKSKAIRLLAATLSLLALVGILGAQVWAASAVFEAIGLPGTAGAVFATLIFIAYTAFSGLWAVALTDFIQIILGSIGVLVAVVLGLSKVGGFEGLKVSLSSIPNLPQASGEYFNFMSLGVSLFALTLAATVMYTLIGQDFYQRLFASKDEKTARMGAIYSGILLMGLSFLPALAGMLALALSSDPQAIIDSPKTAVPKLVITVFGSGVGAIFVAAILAAVMSTADSLLSAATSHVVKDFYQSFIEPEAEDKKLLKLSIVTTIVIGILALVAALTIQGIVELLIYSYDIYTSGVFVPLILGIYWKRATKEGALLGMIAGSLTAVVGITGIVSFSYWEYIYVSGALVSAVVMVLVSLLTSAEPVDREFEKAFELS, encoded by the coding sequence TTGCCTGCGGCCTGGGGCTTCTTCTCTTGGGGGTTGACCCTTGCAAAGCCTATGCGTGCTTTGGCCTTGTACACAGTCCCAGACGTCTTGGAGATGCGCTATAAGAGTAAAGCAATAAGGCTTTTGGCAGCAACGCTATCGCTTTTAGCCCTTGTGGGCATACTTGGAGCGCAGGTGTGGGCAGCATCGGCAGTGTTTGAAGCCATAGGATTGCCGGGAACTGCTGGAGCAGTATTTGCCACGTTAATTTTCATAGCCTACACTGCCTTCTCAGGGTTATGGGCTGTGGCATTGACAGATTTTATCCAAATAATACTTGGTAGCATTGGCGTTTTGGTTGCAGTGGTTCTTGGGTTGAGCAAAGTAGGCGGATTTGAAGGCTTAAAAGTGAGTCTTTCATCAATCCCAAATCTGCCTCAAGCAAGCGGAGAATACTTCAACTTCATGTCACTTGGGGTTTCACTCTTTGCCCTAACGTTAGCAGCGACGGTCATGTATACTCTAATAGGGCAGGACTTTTACCAGAGGCTCTTTGCATCAAAGGACGAGAAAACCGCAAGGATGGGAGCAATTTACAGTGGAATCTTGCTTATGGGTTTGTCATTTCTTCCAGCTCTTGCAGGGATGCTTGCATTGGCTCTTTCGAGTGATCCTCAAGCGATAATAGATTCGCCAAAGACTGCAGTGCCGAAACTAGTGATCACAGTGTTTGGAAGCGGAGTGGGAGCGATATTCGTAGCTGCAATCCTCGCTGCAGTGATGAGTACGGCCGATTCCTTATTATCAGCAGCAACCTCTCACGTAGTTAAAGACTTTTACCAGAGCTTTATAGAACCAGAAGCAGAGGATAAAAAGTTGCTAAAGCTTTCAATAGTGACTACAATAGTCATAGGCATTTTGGCACTTGTGGCAGCGCTTACGATTCAGGGAATAGTTGAGCTTCTCATATACTCCTACGACATCTATACCTCGGGAGTCTTCGTGCCACTGATACTCGGAATCTACTGGAAGAGGGCTACGAAGGAAGGAGCTTTACTTGGAATGATAGCGGGTTCATTAACGGCGGTTGTTGGAATAACCGGGATAGTGAGCTTCAGCTACTGGGAGTACATTTACGTAAGTGGTGCACTCGTCTCAGCAGTTGTCATGGTGCTTGTTAGCCTTTTGACTTCTGCAGAACCTGTGGATAGGGAATTTGAAAAGGCTTTTGAGCTTTCTTAA
- a CDS encoding DUF257 family protein — protein MNGDKKRITLDSILLGIKPGETVLVEYTPISSPEFLLYLMISGCLKRDIPVIIDDIADTFPEYITRLKIAGLPTEDLLKVSVIKIGGNKDIGKVLGKVEIRRYSLDFAAYREVYEKVVPKKPVCNPVLGIHKLFVSLDLQDARRLVRNIASFVGNETRFAVYFINRETLEERFLEILGLLEESVTSVFRWELNKGVYKFSVVKSPNLSILGSEISLSGEDFFYLISSSK, from the coding sequence ATGAATGGAGATAAGAAAAGGATAACATTGGATTCAATATTGCTTGGGATTAAGCCTGGAGAAACTGTACTAGTTGAGTATACTCCCATCTCATCGCCTGAATTCTTGTTGTACCTCATGATAAGCGGGTGCTTGAAAAGGGATATTCCAGTTATAATTGATGACATTGCTGATACTTTTCCGGAATACATAACAAGGCTTAAAATCGCGGGGCTTCCAACTGAGGATTTATTGAAAGTCTCTGTTATAAAAATTGGTGGAAATAAAGATATTGGGAAAGTTCTGGGAAAAGTTGAAATTAGGAGATACTCTTTAGACTTTGCTGCATATAGAGAAGTTTATGAGAAAGTTGTTCCAAAGAAACCTGTTTGCAATCCAGTTTTGGGTATTCACAAGCTTTTTGTGTCCCTTGATCTTCAGGATGCTAGAAGACTTGTTCGCAACATTGCGAGTTTTGTGGGAAATGAAACTCGTTTTGCAGTGTACTTTATAAATCGAGAGACCTTAGAAGAAAGATTCTTGGAAATTCTTGGTCTTCTTGAGGAGAGTGTTACTAGCGTTTTTAGGTGGGAACTTAATAAGGGAGTTTACAAGTTCAGCGTCGTTAAATCCCCCAATCTCAGTATCTTGGGTTCAGAAATTTCTTTGTCGGGCGAGGATTTCTTTTACCTGATTTCTTCTTCAAAATGA
- the eno gene encoding phosphopyruvate hydratase, translated as MENPFEITGIVAREILDSRGNPTIEVDVYTPVAMGRAAVPSGASTGIHEALELRDGGKRYHGKGVKRAVENVNKIIAPELIGMDVTLQRDIDMLMLELDGTENKSNLGANAILGVSLAVAKAAANSLGMPLYRYLGGANAYILPVPMSNVINGGAHAGNDLDFQEFMIMPVGAKSFREAIQMVSETYHSLKKILMEKYGKLAVNVGDEGGFAPPMKEVTEPLDALVKAIEESGYKVGDEIAFALDVASSEFYEEEKNVYVVGGREYTREELIDLYKDLISTYPIVSIEDPVQEEDFEGFAMVTKELGKKVQLVGDDIFVTNVKRLKKGIEMGAGNALLLKVNQIGTLSEAIDAAYLAFRAGYGVVVSHRSGETEDSTIADIAVALNAGQIKTGAPARSDRNAKYNQLLRIEEELEGVAYYPGKKFRNPLL; from the coding sequence ATGGAAAACCCCTTTGAAATTACTGGAATTGTGGCAAGGGAAATTTTGGATTCAAGAGGAAACCCAACAATTGAGGTTGACGTCTACACCCCAGTTGCAATGGGAAGGGCAGCAGTGCCAAGCGGTGCCTCAACGGGAATTCACGAGGCTCTAGAGCTTAGAGACGGCGGAAAGAGATACCACGGAAAGGGTGTTAAGAGGGCTGTTGAGAACGTTAACAAGATAATCGCTCCCGAGCTAATTGGCATGGACGTTACGCTTCAGAGAGACATAGACATGCTCATGCTTGAGCTCGATGGCACAGAGAACAAGAGCAACCTTGGTGCAAATGCTATTCTTGGTGTCTCTTTAGCCGTTGCAAAAGCCGCAGCCAATAGCCTTGGAATGCCTCTCTACCGCTACCTTGGGGGAGCAAACGCCTACATTTTGCCCGTTCCGATGAGCAATGTTATCAACGGAGGCGCACATGCGGGTAACGATTTGGATTTTCAGGAGTTCATGATCATGCCAGTTGGTGCGAAGAGCTTTAGAGAAGCCATTCAAATGGTAAGCGAGACATATCACAGCCTAAAGAAGATTCTCATGGAGAAATACGGTAAGTTGGCCGTTAACGTTGGTGATGAAGGCGGTTTTGCACCGCCGATGAAAGAGGTAACCGAGCCTTTAGATGCCCTCGTAAAGGCAATTGAAGAGAGCGGTTATAAGGTTGGAGATGAGATAGCCTTTGCCCTTGATGTTGCATCAAGTGAATTCTACGAGGAAGAGAAGAACGTTTATGTCGTTGGGGGCAGGGAATACACGAGAGAAGAGCTTATTGATCTCTACAAGGATCTCATCTCCACCTATCCAATAGTCTCAATAGAAGACCCAGTCCAAGAAGAGGACTTTGAGGGCTTTGCAATGGTCACAAAGGAGCTGGGTAAGAAGGTTCAGCTCGTTGGGGATGACATCTTCGTTACAAACGTCAAGAGGCTTAAGAAGGGCATCGAGATGGGCGCTGGAAACGCTCTGCTCCTCAAGGTAAACCAGATTGGAACACTCAGCGAAGCTATTGATGCCGCTTACCTTGCCTTTAGAGCGGGCTATGGAGTTGTTGTGTCCCACCGCTCCGGCGAAACGGAAGATTCAACGATTGCCGACATAGCCGTTGCCCTCAATGCAGGCCAGATTAAAACCGGTGCTCCAGCAAGGAGTGATAGAAACGCCAAGTACAACCAGCTCCTTAGAATTGAGGAAGAGCTTGAGGGAGTTGCATACTACCCAGGCAAAAAGTTTAGGAACCCACTGCTTTGA
- a CDS encoding radical SAM/SPASM domain-containing protein, with amino-acid sequence MEAGKMVYVSLLRPLRLHEYKGNYYFVDPRYHEDYYYGDFVFKEVLMRVSKDKLTVDEVCEKVSNDLGIPQEKVAETLLEMYNLGIITFSKRYESKPVKIYPFSMCTRALLTLTYRCNFKCKHCLQGDNRWNSRKELPTEKWADIIDQLSEYGVSYLFFTGGEPFLRKDALQLIQYAGEYAFPLRVYTNATLLTPEIIKKLSEIDNLVVQVSLHGISEQDVDPFVGVPGAYKKIIASIKELTNSGITVAVASSLRGHLIERMEDFVDLLLNLGVSMWIPTLIMPVGCGFANWTYFRPNTEEIRKFIEESLRLMSIYNKKNSEFRITGSFNIELLQDSKEFEQFSFHCVPYIAYINIEPDGTITPCDRMTEWKLGSLREKSLEEILSSSERMYKDWENIYKKLASLGILQKCRSCRYYALCGGVCPGIGFRSYELEEEYPDPIVCRVFNEALDVILKYSSLPVKKKILKSIGGKS; translated from the coding sequence GTGGAGGCAGGAAAAATGGTGTACGTATCTCTTCTTAGACCGTTGCGCCTTCACGAGTATAAAGGGAATTATTACTTTGTCGATCCTAGATATCATGAGGACTATTATTATGGAGACTTCGTTTTCAAGGAAGTTCTAATGAGAGTCTCAAAAGATAAATTAACAGTTGACGAAGTGTGTGAAAAAGTTTCTAACGACTTGGGGATACCCCAAGAAAAGGTTGCTGAAACATTATTAGAAATGTACAACTTGGGGATAATCACTTTTAGCAAGAGGTATGAAAGTAAGCCTGTAAAAATTTATCCGTTTAGCATGTGCACCAGGGCGCTTCTAACTTTGACATATAGGTGCAACTTCAAGTGCAAACATTGCCTCCAAGGAGATAACAGATGGAACTCTCGTAAAGAACTACCAACTGAGAAATGGGCAGATATTATTGATCAGCTCTCTGAGTATGGTGTGAGCTATCTATTTTTTACAGGAGGAGAGCCGTTCTTAAGAAAGGATGCTCTTCAACTAATTCAGTATGCAGGGGAATATGCATTCCCTCTACGTGTTTATACAAACGCCACTCTTTTAACTCCGGAGATTATTAAAAAATTGTCTGAGATTGACAATCTTGTTGTTCAGGTTTCACTACATGGTATCAGCGAACAAGACGTTGATCCGTTTGTTGGCGTTCCGGGAGCCTATAAGAAAATTATTGCCTCAATTAAGGAATTAACTAATAGTGGCATCACTGTGGCTGTAGCCAGCTCTTTGAGAGGACATTTAATAGAAAGAATGGAAGATTTTGTCGACCTTTTGTTAAATTTGGGTGTTTCTATGTGGATCCCAACATTGATAATGCCTGTTGGATGCGGATTTGCAAATTGGACTTACTTTCGACCAAATACTGAAGAAATTCGAAAGTTCATTGAGGAGTCACTGCGATTAATGTCTATTTACAATAAAAAAAATTCAGAATTTCGTATTACGGGTTCATTTAACATAGAGTTACTTCAGGACAGCAAAGAGTTCGAACAATTCTCATTTCATTGTGTCCCCTATATTGCATATATAAACATCGAACCTGATGGGACAATTACTCCATGTGACAGGATGACAGAGTGGAAATTAGGATCTTTGAGAGAAAAATCACTAGAAGAGATTTTATCTTCCTCAGAACGCATGTACAAAGACTGGGAGAATATATACAAAAAGTTGGCATCTTTGGGTATCCTGCAAAAATGTAGATCTTGCAGATATTATGCTCTTTGTGGCGGTGTTTGTCCGGGAATAGGCTTTAGGAGTTATGAATTAGAAGAGGAATACCCCGATCCAATAGTATGCAGAGTATTTAATGAGGCTTTGGATGTAATCTTGAAGTATTCAAGTTTGCCTGTGAAAAAGAAAATACTTAAATCAATCGGGGGGAAGTCATGA
- a CDS encoding ABC transporter ATP-binding protein, with product MRIISVSDLWKRFNSEWVLKGISFEVKREIFGFIGPNGAGKTTTIRIVLGILNANRGSVKIFGKKPSELSVEERRRIGYVQQRISFEPYISVFENIWLYGYLKGLSKDEAKERALKLINEFDLEPNKKAVELSIGQRRRLQIARELVYKPDLLFLDEPTIGLDVESKHKLLNILRQLEIPIFFTTHNLWEAEKLCDRVAIIHQGQILTIASPKSLIRETRSENLEEAYLKVIKNETLNISKYKNNL from the coding sequence ATGAGAATTATTTCAGTTTCAGATTTATGGAAGAGGTTTAACAGTGAATGGGTACTCAAAGGGATAAGCTTTGAAGTTAAACGTGAAATATTTGGGTTTATTGGGCCTAACGGTGCTGGGAAAACGACCACTATCAGAATAGTTCTTGGTATCTTAAATGCAAACAGGGGCTCTGTTAAAATTTTTGGAAAAAAACCAAGCGAACTTTCAGTAGAAGAACGAAGAAGAATTGGCTATGTTCAACAGAGAATTAGCTTTGAACCTTATATATCAGTATTTGAAAATATTTGGCTTTATGGATATTTAAAAGGATTAAGCAAAGATGAAGCAAAAGAAAGAGCATTAAAGCTTATTAATGAATTTGATTTAGAACCAAACAAAAAGGCTGTTGAATTATCAATTGGACAAAGAAGGAGACTTCAAATAGCTAGAGAATTGGTATATAAGCCCGATTTATTGTTTCTTGATGAACCCACAATAGGTTTGGATGTAGAATCGAAGCATAAGCTTCTTAATATTTTGAGGCAGCTAGAGATACCTATATTTTTTACTACCCACAACCTATGGGAAGCGGAGAAACTATGTGACAGGGTTGCAATTATACATCAAGGACAAATACTAACAATTGCATCTCCGAAGTCTCTAATTAGAGAAACTCGGTCAGAAAATTTAGAAGAGGCGTATCTTAAGGTGATTAAAAATGAAACGCTTAATATATCGAAATATAAGAACAACTTATGA
- a CDS encoding ABC transporter permease: MKRLIYRNIRTTYDLRPHLFFSLLLPTLIYIFIVSLAYNKIVKPIPMYGRYLSYSTFFIPAAILINTLQFSVLCGSMLWTDKYNGMLEQILSFSSRREYFLSRVLSIVIISSSTAIVLGLISIPIIIEEITFSYITPFLFLYSVVMTSMIFSSLSFCVSTVVKTPDKLTMFNRIITTPIIAVSGIFYPPDYLPPLVSEIAKFNPLTYAAELMRASFLGVQINVVWHMLLLTFFALITMGVAYTLFRGMDVR; this comes from the coding sequence ATGAAACGCTTAATATATCGAAATATAAGAACAACTTATGATCTAAGACCCCATCTGTTTTTTAGTTTACTCCTCCCGACCCTCATTTATATCTTTATAGTTTCACTTGCATACAACAAGATTGTAAAGCCTATACCAATGTATGGCAGATATTTAAGCTATTCTACCTTTTTTATACCTGCTGCTATCTTGATAAACACTCTGCAGTTTTCGGTATTGTGTGGATCGATGCTCTGGACAGATAAATACAATGGAATGTTAGAGCAAATTTTAAGCTTTTCTTCTAGAAGGGAGTATTTTCTCTCAAGAGTACTTTCAATTGTTATAATTTCTTCATCAACCGCCATAGTATTGGGGCTAATTTCAATTCCAATAATAATAGAGGAGATAACCTTTTCTTATATTACTCCATTTTTGTTTCTTTATTCTGTGGTTATGACTTCAATGATATTTTCATCTTTATCTTTCTGTGTCAGTACAGTTGTGAAAACACCAGACAAGCTAACTATGTTTAATAGAATAATAACAACCCCAATAATAGCTGTTAGCGGTATATTTTATCCTCCAGACTACCTCCCCCCACTTGTTTCAGAAATTGCGAAATTTAATCCACTAACATATGCAGCAGAATTGATGCGGGCATCTTTCTTGGGAGTGCAAATAAATGTTGTTTGGCACATGTTATTGCTTACATTTTTTGCATTGATTACAATGGGGGTCGCATATACCTTGTTCCGAGGAATGGACGTGAGGTGA